The following are from one region of the Mangifera indica cultivar Alphonso chromosome 14, CATAS_Mindica_2.1, whole genome shotgun sequence genome:
- the LOC123196916 gene encoding lysine histidine transporter 1-like, with translation MGTQGPGDYNYSQASVDEKLAKQKAVDDWLPITSSRNAKWWYSAFHNVTAMVGAGVLSLPYAMAELGWGPGVVILVLSWVITLYTLWQMVEMHEMVPGRRFDRYHELGQYAFGEKLGLYIVVPQQLICEVGVDIVYMVTGGKSLKKFHDTVCSSCKDIKLTYFIMIFASVHFVLSHLPNFNSISGVSLAAAVMSLSYSTIAWAASVSKGVQSDVDYSYKASSTSGTVFNFLSALGDVAFAYAGHNVVLEIQATIPSTPEKPSKGPMWKGVVVAYIIVALCYFPVALIGYWMFGNAVEDNILISLEKPAWLIAMANLFVVVHVIGSYQIYAIPVFDMLETLLVKKLNFKPSSALRFIVRNLYVAFTMFVGITFPFFGGLLGFFGGFAFAPTTYFLPCIMWLAIYKPKRFSLSWCTNWICIILGLLLMILSPIGGLRSIIISAKDYKFYS, from the exons TACTTCTTCAAGAAATGCAAAATGGTGGTACTCAGCTTTCCACAATGTCACTGCCATGGTTGGAGCTGGTGTCCTCAGTCTCCCTTATGCCATGGCAGAGCTTGGATG ggGTCCTGGTGTTGTCATATTGGTTTTGTCATGGGTTATCACTCTATATACCCTATGGCAAATGGTTGAGATGCACGAGATGGTTCCTGGGAGACGATTTGACAGATACCATGAACTGGGGCAGTATGCCTTTGGTGAGAAATTGGGTCTGTACATAGTGGTGCCCCAACAGCTCATCTGTGAAGTTGGTGTGGACATTGTCTACATGGTTACAGGAGGCAAATCCCTGAAGAAGTTTCATGATACCGTGTGCAGCAGTTGCAAAGATATCAAACTCACTTACTTCATCATGATATTTGCCTCAGTTCACTTTGTTCTCTCCCATCTTCCGAACTTCAACTCCATTTCTGGTGTGTCACTCGCCGCGGCTGTCATGTCCTTGAG TTACTCTACCATAGCTTGGGCTGCTTCAGTCAGTAAGGGTGTTCAATCAGATGTTGATTATTCGTACAAAGCTTCGTCAACAAGTGGAACAGTGTTTAACTTCTTAAGTGCCTTGGGGGATGTGGCTTTTGCTTATGCAGGCCACAATGTGGTGCTTGAGATTCAAGCAACAATTCCTTCTACACCTGAAAAGCCATCAAAGGGTCCTATGTGGAAAGGAGTTGTCGTTGCTTACATAATTGTTGCCTTGTGCTACTTTCCTGTTGCTCTAATTGGGTATTGGATGTTTGGCAATGCTGTTGAAGATAACATCCTCATTTCCTTGGAAAAACCTGCGTGGCTCATTGCAATGGCTAACTTGTTTGTTGTTGTTCATGTTATTGGAAGCTACCAG ATCTATGCCATACCAGTGTTTGACATGTTAGAAACATTATTGGTGAAGAAATTGAATTTCAAGCCCAGCAGTGCCCTTCGATTCATTGTCCGCAATTTATATGTTG CATTCACGATGTTCGTTGGCATTACCTTCCCCTTCTTCGGAGGTCTACTTGGATTCTTCGGAGGATTTGCTTTTGCCCCAACAACATACTTT TTGCCCTGCATCATGTGGCTTGCCATCTACAAACCAAAGAGATTCAGCTTATCTTGGTGCACTAACTGG ATCTGCATTATACTTGGTCTCTTATTGATGATTCTGTCACCTATTGGAGGATTGAGGTCAATCATAATTTCGGCAAAGGATTATAAGTTCTACTCTTGA
- the LOC123196322 gene encoding lysine histidine transporter 1-like isoform X1, whose amino-acid sequence MGTQVEQTDLKDYDPLSQVDGQLKKQKVIDDWLPITSSRNAKWWYAAFHNVTAMVGAGVLSLPYAMSNLGWGPGVVILVLSWTITLYTLWQMVEMHEMVPGRRFDRYHELGQYAFGEKLGLYIVVPQQLICEVGVDIVYMVTGGKSLQKVHDLVCKGSKRIKTTYFIMIFASVHFVLAHLPNFNSISGVSLAAAVMSLSYSTIAWVSSIHKGLQPNVEYGYKAPKPSDTVFGFFTALGDVAFAYAGHNVVLEIQATIPSTPEKPSKGPMWNGVVIAYIVVALCYFPVALVGYYMFGNEVEDNILISLQKPTWLIVMANMFVVVHVIGSYQLYAMPVFDMLETVLVTKLHFKPSTPLRFITRNLYVAFTMFVAITFPFFGGLLGFFGGFAFAPTTYFLPCIMWLAVYKPKKFSLSWCTNWICIILGLLLMILSPIGGLKNIIHSAKEYKFYS is encoded by the exons ATGGGTACTCAAGTTGAACAAACTGATCTAAAGGACTACGACCCCCTCAGT CAGGTAGATGGACAGCTGAAGAAGCAGAAGGTCATTGATGATTGGCTTCCAATCACTTCTTCGAGGAATGCAAAATGGTGGTACGCAGCTTTCCATAATGTTACCGCCATGGTTGGAGCTGGTGTCCTCAGTCTTCCTTATGCCATGTCAAATCTTGGATG GGGTCCTGGTGTAGTGATACTGGTGCTTTCATGGACCATCACCTTATACACACTATGGCAAATGGTTGAGATGCACGAGATGGTTCCTGGAAGACGGTTTGATCGATATCATGAACTGGGACAGTATGCCTTTGGTGAGAAGTTGGGTCTATACATAGTGGTGCCCCAACAGCTCATCTGTGAAGTTGGTGTGGACATTGTCTACATGGTTACAGGAGGAAAATCACTTCAGAAGGTTCATGATTTAGTATGCAAAGGTTCCAAACGCATCAAGACCACTTATTTCATCATGATCTTCGCCTCTGTCCATTTTGTTCTCGCTCACCTACCTAATTTTAACTCTATCTCCGGTGTCTCTTTGGCTGCAGCAGTCATGTCTTTAAG TTATTCTACCATTGCGTGGGTATCTTCCATCCACAAAGGACTCCAACCAAATGTGGAATACGGCTACAAAGCCCCAAAACCATCAGACACAGTCTTCGGATTCTTCACTGCTTTAGGTGATGTAGCTTTTGCATATGCCGGCCACAATGTAGTCCTGGAGATTCAAGCCACAATCCCTTCTACACCAGAGAAGCCATCAAAGGGACCAATGTGGAATGGAGTTGTCATTGCTTATATAGTTGTGGCTCTCTGCTACTTCCCAGTTGCACTTGTTGGATACTATATGTTTGGCAATGAAGTTGAGGACAACATTCTTATATCATTACAGAAACCCACCTGGCTAATCGTAATGGCAAACATGTTCGTTGTTGTTCATGTCATCGGTAGCTATCAG CTCTATGCAATGCCAGTGTTTGATATGTTAGAAACTGTATTGGTAACCAAATTGCATTTCAAGCCAAGTACACCACTTCGTTTCATCACTCGCAATTTATATGTTG ccTTTACAATGTTTGTTGCCATCACCTTCCCTTTCTTTGGTGGACTTCTGGGCTTCTTTGGAGGATTTGCTTTTGCCCCAACAACATACTTT CTACCTTGCATTATGTGGCTTGCCGTATATAAACCAAAGAAGTTCAGCTTGTCTTGGTGTACCAACTGG ATATGCATTATACTCGGCCTCCTGTTAATGATTCTTTCACCTATTGGAGGGTTAAAGAATATCATACATAGCGCCAAGGAGTACAAGTTCTACTCTTGA
- the LOC123196322 gene encoding lysine histidine transporter 1-like isoform X2 — translation MGTQVEQTDLKDYDPLSVDGQLKKQKVIDDWLPITSSRNAKWWYAAFHNVTAMVGAGVLSLPYAMSNLGWGPGVVILVLSWTITLYTLWQMVEMHEMVPGRRFDRYHELGQYAFGEKLGLYIVVPQQLICEVGVDIVYMVTGGKSLQKVHDLVCKGSKRIKTTYFIMIFASVHFVLAHLPNFNSISGVSLAAAVMSLSYSTIAWVSSIHKGLQPNVEYGYKAPKPSDTVFGFFTALGDVAFAYAGHNVVLEIQATIPSTPEKPSKGPMWNGVVIAYIVVALCYFPVALVGYYMFGNEVEDNILISLQKPTWLIVMANMFVVVHVIGSYQLYAMPVFDMLETVLVTKLHFKPSTPLRFITRNLYVAFTMFVAITFPFFGGLLGFFGGFAFAPTTYFLPCIMWLAVYKPKKFSLSWCTNWICIILGLLLMILSPIGGLKNIIHSAKEYKFYS, via the exons ATGGGTACTCAAGTTGAACAAACTGATCTAAAGGACTACGACCCCCTCAGT GTAGATGGACAGCTGAAGAAGCAGAAGGTCATTGATGATTGGCTTCCAATCACTTCTTCGAGGAATGCAAAATGGTGGTACGCAGCTTTCCATAATGTTACCGCCATGGTTGGAGCTGGTGTCCTCAGTCTTCCTTATGCCATGTCAAATCTTGGATG GGGTCCTGGTGTAGTGATACTGGTGCTTTCATGGACCATCACCTTATACACACTATGGCAAATGGTTGAGATGCACGAGATGGTTCCTGGAAGACGGTTTGATCGATATCATGAACTGGGACAGTATGCCTTTGGTGAGAAGTTGGGTCTATACATAGTGGTGCCCCAACAGCTCATCTGTGAAGTTGGTGTGGACATTGTCTACATGGTTACAGGAGGAAAATCACTTCAGAAGGTTCATGATTTAGTATGCAAAGGTTCCAAACGCATCAAGACCACTTATTTCATCATGATCTTCGCCTCTGTCCATTTTGTTCTCGCTCACCTACCTAATTTTAACTCTATCTCCGGTGTCTCTTTGGCTGCAGCAGTCATGTCTTTAAG TTATTCTACCATTGCGTGGGTATCTTCCATCCACAAAGGACTCCAACCAAATGTGGAATACGGCTACAAAGCCCCAAAACCATCAGACACAGTCTTCGGATTCTTCACTGCTTTAGGTGATGTAGCTTTTGCATATGCCGGCCACAATGTAGTCCTGGAGATTCAAGCCACAATCCCTTCTACACCAGAGAAGCCATCAAAGGGACCAATGTGGAATGGAGTTGTCATTGCTTATATAGTTGTGGCTCTCTGCTACTTCCCAGTTGCACTTGTTGGATACTATATGTTTGGCAATGAAGTTGAGGACAACATTCTTATATCATTACAGAAACCCACCTGGCTAATCGTAATGGCAAACATGTTCGTTGTTGTTCATGTCATCGGTAGCTATCAG CTCTATGCAATGCCAGTGTTTGATATGTTAGAAACTGTATTGGTAACCAAATTGCATTTCAAGCCAAGTACACCACTTCGTTTCATCACTCGCAATTTATATGTTG ccTTTACAATGTTTGTTGCCATCACCTTCCCTTTCTTTGGTGGACTTCTGGGCTTCTTTGGAGGATTTGCTTTTGCCCCAACAACATACTTT CTACCTTGCATTATGTGGCTTGCCGTATATAAACCAAAGAAGTTCAGCTTGTCTTGGTGTACCAACTGG ATATGCATTATACTCGGCCTCCTGTTAATGATTCTTTCACCTATTGGAGGGTTAAAGAATATCATACATAGCGCCAAGGAGTACAAGTTCTACTCTTGA
- the LOC123196324 gene encoding TLC domain-containing protein At5g14285-like: METRIFLFLLLFFTLYLFAYFRVFRNWVTNVRPEASSCFISFFHGTPAVILASIAIHGDKSRGFSSPNTKTQNLVLDFSIAYFITDLLHYLVFFPHDVLFIGHHLATLFVFVTCRYLVAHGAFAILGLLILAEVTSACQNTWTLASARRHDVELAGKVYRALSPPFYAFYSVARGVFGPLFVYEMCVSFMSGAADNAIPKWVWISWMVVIVSAISVSILWISRLWVQLYRERRALDKKIS; the protein is encoded by the coding sequence ATGGAAACCCGAATCTTCCTTTTCTTACTACTCTTCTTCACCCTTTACCTTTTCGCTTACTTTCGTGTTTTCCGTAACTGGGTCACCAATGTCCGACCCGAAGCTTCCAGTTGCTTCATCTCGTTCTTCCATGGCACTCCCGCTGTTATTTTAGCCTCCATCGCTATACACGGCGACAAATCCCGGGGTTTCTCCTCTCCCAATACCAAAACTCAGAATCTAGTTCTGGATTTTAGCATTGCCTATTTCATCACCGATCTCCTTCACTACCTTGTCTTCTTCCCTCACGATGTTCTCTTCATAGGCCACCACTTGGCTACTCTCTTCGTGTTTGTAACCTGCAGGTACTTGGTGGCTCACGGCGCCTTTGCTATTCTTGGGCTGTTAATACTGGCGGAGGTCACCAGCGCGTGCCAGAACACATGGACCTTGGCTAGCGCCAGACGGCATGACGTGGAGTTGGCGGGTAAAGTTTACCGTGCATTATCGCCGCCGTTTTACGCGTTTTATAGTGTGGCTAGAGGGGTTTTTGGGCCGTTGTTTGTTTATGAAATGTGTGTGTCGTTTATGAGTGGGGCGGCTGATAATGCAATTCCTAAATGGGTTTGGATTTCTTGGATGGTTGTGATTGTTTCAGCTATTTCTGTTAGTATTTTGTGGATTTCGAGACTGTGGGTTCAATTGTATAGAGAAAGGAGAGCTTTGGATAAGAAAATTTCATAG
- the LOC123196323 gene encoding uncharacterized protein LOC123196323, whose translation MDVQAKERWRMLTCAGAAQDINVVDRIMRGFRPIAPKPVAGDPTSGNFQAVNKNLVVSNGRSKRKYVRVRKNRGYRRNKNNKTSSDPDGSCNKDGMDNKIVTLQLLPERADLQYSERREPWCNINADGTGIAIEKVKEKAVTENNTDLGFEEVGGLGLRDEKAEKSGDRVVETWVTMERVMSSDDDQTCKDGRGRLGIEDVEIMMNLEKDKCPGFISDALNKVKWVNGAYRKMVTVREESEGEGEKTRVEVLLGMKEKLPWLFSSLTCKVRVEYTWKDKYWKKMVMPCDVWRMECGGYAWRLDVEAALSLGR comes from the coding sequence ATGGACGTTCAAGCTAAAGAAAGATGGCGCATGCTAACATGCGCTGGTGCTGCGCAGGATATAAATGTTGTCGACAGAATAATGCGCGGATTCCGGCCGATTGCGCCGAAACCAGTCGCCGGAGATCCGACTTCAGGTAATTTTCAAGCGGTTAACAAGAACCTGGTGGTTAGTAATGGTAGATCTAAGAGAAAGTACGTTAGGGTTCGGAAGAATAGAGGTTACAGgagaaataagaataataaaacgAGTAGTGATCCTGATGGAAGTTGTAATAAAGATGGCATGGATAATAAGATCGTGACGCTACAGCTGTTACCAGAGAGAGCTGATTTACAGTATTCGGAAAGGAGAGAGCCGTGGTGCAATATTAATGCCGATGGTACGGGAATAGCGATTGAGAAAGTGAAAGAGAAGGCGGTAACTGAAAATAATACAGATCTAGGGTTTGAAGAAGTAGGAGGGTTAGGTTTGAGAGATGAGAAGGCGGAGAAGAGTGGCGATAGGGTGGTGGAGACGTGGGTGACCATGGAGAGAGTTATGAGTAGTGATGATGATCAAACATGCAAGGATGGGAGAGGAAGGTTAGGCATTGAAGACGTTGAAATAATGATGAATCTGGAGAAGGACAAGTGTCCGGGGTTCATATCAGACGCCTTAAATAAAGTGAAGTGGGTGAATGGAGCTTATAGGAAGATGGTGACGGTGAGGGAAGAGAGTGAGGGTGAGGGAGAGAAGACGAGAGTGGAGGTGTTGTTGGGGATGAAAGAGAAGTTGCCGTGGTTATTCAGTTCATTGACGTGTAAAGTGAGGGTCGAGTACACGTGGAAGGACAAGTACTGGAAGAAGATGGTAATGCCGTGTGATGTTTGGAGAATGGAATGTGGAGGATATGCATGGCGGCTTGACGTTGAGGCTGCGCTGAGTTTGGGTCGTTGA
- the LOC123196925 gene encoding uncharacterized protein LOC123196925 isoform X1, whose protein sequence is MQMSVTSCDLKRKKRGELEMQRRERGGSSRYHLRPQMQLPSTLDTGTVLDGEDVNRITRKKRKTKNSQDWRPWAELPQELVDLISKKLTIPDYFRFGRVCRNWWSISMASKQNFMSLQAPLLIYISTRAKRSCLFYDISNGAKYKSKLPYFGLNFCIGLSCGYIIMEDICSTISLVNPVTGSRYLFPNMATPSRFFFSDDRTIIASTVPNQDFLLVVLSSRQQDVHFRRSKDKNWHIYSFAAKFSKIYDILVFEDSIYVLTNDGQIGTLNLKSAPEVNFLKLNSAPRFHGYIKLVSAKDRLMVIDFVASPQLRVYVIDFMLMQWVRVINLANHALFLGDMMCSLISDPTNWGWQNNCVYYLSSESKTCYAYSISGQFLGSILFDKDDEAASAQMNCWYFPHLSCSIDKVRDDEPED, encoded by the exons ATGCAAATGAGTGTTACAAGTTGTGATCTGAAGCGAAAAAAACGAGGAGAGTTAGAGAtgcaaagaagagaaagaggagGTAGCAGTCGATATCATCTTCGACCACAAATGCAACTACCGTCTACCTTAG ATACAGGCACAGTGTTGGATGGAGAAGATGTCAATCGCATCACTAGGAAAAAGAGGAAGACCAAAAACTCTCAGGATTGGAGACCCTGGGCAGAACTTCCTCAGGAACTTGTAGATTTAATCTCCAAAAAACTGACAATACCAGACTATTTTAGGTTTGGTCGGGTGTGCCGAAATTGGTGGTCAATTTCCATGGCTTCCAAGCAGAACTTCATGTCATTACAAGCACCACTTTTGATTTACATATCAACAAGGGCCAAAAGAAGTTGTCTTTTCTATGACATATCCAATGGGGCCAAATATAAGAGCAAGCTGCCTTACTTTGGTTTGAATTTCTGTATTGGGTTGTCCTGTGGATACATAATTATGGAAGACATCTGCAGTACTATTTCCCTTGTAAATCCTGTTACAGGATCCCGATATTTGTTCCCCAATATGGCCACTCCTAGTAGATTCTTTTTTTCCGATGACCGTACTATCATTGCTTCTACTGTACCAAATCAAGATTTTCTTCTTGTGGTTCTCTCTTCCAGGCAACAAGATGTGCACTTCCGTCGCTCCAAGGACAAGAACTGGCACATTTACTCTTTTGCtgccaagttttcaaaaatctatGATATACTTGTCTTTGAGGACAGCATATATGTTTTAACCAATGATGGTCAGATTGGTACATTGAACCTAAAATCTGCTCCTGAAGTGAACTTTTTGAAACTGAATTCTGCTCCTCGCTTTCATGGCTATATTAAACTTGTGTCTGCAAAAGATCGGCTAATGGTGATTGATTTTGTTGCCTCGCCACAACTCAGAGTTTATGTAATAGACTTTATGCTGATGCAGTGGGTTCGGGTGATCAACTTGGCTAACCATGCTTTGTTTTTGGGCGACATGATGTGTTCCTTGATAAGTGACCCAACAAACTGGGGATGGCAAAACAACTGTGTGTATTATCTGTCATCTGAATCCAAGACCTGTTATGCGTACTCCATAAGTGGCCAGTTCCTGGGAAGCATCCTTTTTGACAAAGATGATGAAGCTGCTTCTGCCCAGATGAATTGTTGGTATTTCCCACATTTATCATGCAGCATAGATAAGGTGAGGGATGATGAACCAGAAGACTAG
- the LOC123196925 gene encoding uncharacterized protein LOC123196925 isoform X2, with protein MQMSVTSCDLKRKKRGELEMQRRERGGSSRYHLRPQMQLPSTLGTVLDGEDVNRITRKKRKTKNSQDWRPWAELPQELVDLISKKLTIPDYFRFGRVCRNWWSISMASKQNFMSLQAPLLIYISTRAKRSCLFYDISNGAKYKSKLPYFGLNFCIGLSCGYIIMEDICSTISLVNPVTGSRYLFPNMATPSRFFFSDDRTIIASTVPNQDFLLVVLSSRQQDVHFRRSKDKNWHIYSFAAKFSKIYDILVFEDSIYVLTNDGQIGTLNLKSAPEVNFLKLNSAPRFHGYIKLVSAKDRLMVIDFVASPQLRVYVIDFMLMQWVRVINLANHALFLGDMMCSLISDPTNWGWQNNCVYYLSSESKTCYAYSISGQFLGSILFDKDDEAASAQMNCWYFPHLSCSIDKVRDDEPED; from the exons ATGCAAATGAGTGTTACAAGTTGTGATCTGAAGCGAAAAAAACGAGGAGAGTTAGAGAtgcaaagaagagaaagaggagGTAGCAGTCGATATCATCTTCGACCACAAATGCAACTACCGTCTACCTTAG GCACAGTGTTGGATGGAGAAGATGTCAATCGCATCACTAGGAAAAAGAGGAAGACCAAAAACTCTCAGGATTGGAGACCCTGGGCAGAACTTCCTCAGGAACTTGTAGATTTAATCTCCAAAAAACTGACAATACCAGACTATTTTAGGTTTGGTCGGGTGTGCCGAAATTGGTGGTCAATTTCCATGGCTTCCAAGCAGAACTTCATGTCATTACAAGCACCACTTTTGATTTACATATCAACAAGGGCCAAAAGAAGTTGTCTTTTCTATGACATATCCAATGGGGCCAAATATAAGAGCAAGCTGCCTTACTTTGGTTTGAATTTCTGTATTGGGTTGTCCTGTGGATACATAATTATGGAAGACATCTGCAGTACTATTTCCCTTGTAAATCCTGTTACAGGATCCCGATATTTGTTCCCCAATATGGCCACTCCTAGTAGATTCTTTTTTTCCGATGACCGTACTATCATTGCTTCTACTGTACCAAATCAAGATTTTCTTCTTGTGGTTCTCTCTTCCAGGCAACAAGATGTGCACTTCCGTCGCTCCAAGGACAAGAACTGGCACATTTACTCTTTTGCtgccaagttttcaaaaatctatGATATACTTGTCTTTGAGGACAGCATATATGTTTTAACCAATGATGGTCAGATTGGTACATTGAACCTAAAATCTGCTCCTGAAGTGAACTTTTTGAAACTGAATTCTGCTCCTCGCTTTCATGGCTATATTAAACTTGTGTCTGCAAAAGATCGGCTAATGGTGATTGATTTTGTTGCCTCGCCACAACTCAGAGTTTATGTAATAGACTTTATGCTGATGCAGTGGGTTCGGGTGATCAACTTGGCTAACCATGCTTTGTTTTTGGGCGACATGATGTGTTCCTTGATAAGTGACCCAACAAACTGGGGATGGCAAAACAACTGTGTGTATTATCTGTCATCTGAATCCAAGACCTGTTATGCGTACTCCATAAGTGGCCAGTTCCTGGGAAGCATCCTTTTTGACAAAGATGATGAAGCTGCTTCTGCCCAGATGAATTGTTGGTATTTCCCACATTTATCATGCAGCATAGATAAGGTGAGGGATGATGAACCAGAAGACTAG
- the LOC123196812 gene encoding actin-histidine N-methyltransferase, translated as MEVSSSSLCNRYISPPIRSTLQPLSIASTTLSLSLHNNPNFGSSFRRKNSSSFHVSSSDTLVTGSREVVSKKDLESADLKSWMHKNGLPPCKVVLKEKPSHDENHRPIRYVAASEDLQAGAVAFSVPNSLVVTLERVLGNETIAELLTTNKLSELACLALYLMYEKKQGKKSFWYPYIRELDRQRGRGQLAVESPLLWSEAELSYLTGSSTKAEVLERAEGIKREYNELDTVWFMAGSLFQQYPYDIPTEAFPFEIFKQAFVAVQSCVVHLQKVSLARRFALVPLGPPLLAYCSNCKAMLTAVDGAVQLVVDRPYKAGESIVVWCGPQPNSKLLINYGFVDEDNSYDRLVVQAALNTEDPQYQDKRIVAQRNGKLSVQVFHVYAGREKEAVADMLPYLRLGYVSDTSEMQSVISSQGPVCPVSPCMERAVLDQLADYFTRRLAGYPTTLSEDESLLADSNLKPKKRVATQLVRLEKKMLNACLQATADLINQLPDHTVSPCPAPYAPLLN; from the exons ATGgaagtttcttcttcttctttatgcAATAGATACATTTCGCCTCCCATTCGGTCAACACTACAGCCTCTCTCAATTGCATCAACCACTCTCTCACTCTCCCTCCACAACAACCCTAATTTCGGCTCTTCCTTTCGCCGGAAAAACTCCTCTTCGTTTCATGTTTCTAGCTCCGATACTTTGGTGACCGGCTCGCGCGAAGTTGTCAGCAAGAAAGACCTGGAGTCTGCTGACTTAAAATCTTGGATGCACAAGAATGGATTGCCTCCTTGTAAAGTTGTTCTCAAAGAAAAGCCTTCCCATGATGAAAATCACAGACCTATACGTTATGTTGCCGCCAGCGAAGATCTTCAG GCTGGTGCCGTGGCGTTCTCTGTGCCCAATTCGTTAGTTGTGACGCTCGAGAGAGTGTTGGGGAATGAGACAATTG CTGAGCTACTGACTACTAATAAGTTATCAGAGCTTGCGTGCTTAGCTCTGTATCTAATGTATGAGAAGAAGCAAGGAAAGAAGTCATTCTGGTATCCATATATCAGAGAGCTTGATCGACAGCGAGGGAGAGGCCAATTAGCTGTGGAATCCCCACTTTTGTGGTCAGAAGCCGAATTGTCTTACCTGACAGGTAGCTCCACCAAG GCTGAAGTTCTTGAAAGGGCTGAAGGAATCAAAAGAGAGTACAATGAGCTTGACACTGTCTGGTTTATGGCCGGGTCTCTGTTTCAG CAATATCCATATGATATACCCACTGAGGCATTCccatttgagatttttaaacaaGCTTTCGTCGCTGTCCAGTCATGCGTGGTGCATTTACAG AAAGTCAGTTTGGCTCGGAGATTTGCTTTAGTCCCCCTTGGACCTCCACTGTTAGCTTATTGTAGCAACTGCAAGGCAATGTTAACTGCTGTTGATGGTGCTGTTCAACTGGTGGTTGACCGTCCATACAAGGCTGGCGAATCTATTGTTGTCTG GTGTGGCCCGCAACCTAATTCAAAGTTGCTTATCAACTATGGTTTTGTTGATGAAGATAATTCTTATGACCGTTTAGTGGTTCAG GCAGCTTTGAACACTGAGGATCCTCAGTATCAGGATAAGAGAATTGTTGCCCAAAGAAATGGCAAACTGTCAGTGCAGGTTTTTCAT GTGTATGCAGGGCGGGAAAAGGAAGCTGTTGCAGATATGCTTCCTTATTTACGATTGGGCTATGTTTCAGATACATCTGAGATGCAATCTGTCATTTCTTCTCAAGGTCCAGTGTGCCCT GTGAGTCCTTGTATGGAACGAGCAGTGTTAGACCAGCTTGCTGATTATTTCACTAGAAGACTGGCTGGCTATCCTACTACCCTGAGTGAAGATGAGTCCTTG TTGGCAGATTCTAACTTGAAACCTAAGAAGCGAGTTGCTACACAGCTTGTGAGGTTGGAAAAGAAAATGCTAAATGCATGCCTGCAGGCGACTGCCGATTTAATAAACCAATTACCTGATCACACTGTTTCTCCATGCCCAGCTCCTTATGCTCCCTTATTGAACTGA